ATTGAGCGGGCCTGATTGCATTCAGATCCCCAGGAGGCCCCGTGTACAGATTCAGCAAAAACAGCCTGCCCCAGCATTCTGCTCAGCGCAAAATCACTGTCCCTCTCTATGCTTTTGCACTTGCCAGTGAACCCCTGGACGAAAGCCCGCTGGAGAAACACGGGCTGACCCAGGTGCTGGAAGATTATTACAGGCCCCAGTATTTCTACTTCACGGTGCAAGGCAACAGCATGGACAACGGCACGGACTTCTCCATTCTGGACGGAGACACCCTGGTGGCAGACACCAACGACCTCAATGCACGTCAGGGGCACATCTATTTGTGGGAAATTCCAGGGCTGGGACCCTGCATCAAAAAACTGGGGCACACCGCAGAACTGGGAGACTGCCTGATCAGCCTGAACCCGGCCCACCGTCCTTTTATTCCGCTGGATGGGGCCAGACCCATTGGTCGGGTGATCGGAAAACTGCTGCCTTCTGGAACTGTGGTGTTCATCCGTTGAAACTCTGCTGGATGGTCAGGGAAACTTCGTATGGTCAGGCCTCCGCTGATCCGTTACACTTTTCTGACAGATCAAGAGCTTTCTTCTCTGGCCCCACCTGTTCCTCCCCTCGGGTGGGGATTTTCATGTGGGGCCAGCAAGCAGCGCTTGCACTGGTCGAAGCATGCGTCTTGGGCAAAACGCGAATCCGCAAGCTGTCTTGACCCTAAAACGTGCTCCCCGAACGGCCGGGTTCGCACTGGTCGCTGGATTCTCTGCCCTATGTCCTGTGCAGAAGGC
This sequence is a window from Deinococcus roseus. Protein-coding genes within it:
- a CDS encoding S24 family peptidase translates to MYRFSKNSLPQHSAQRKITVPLYAFALASEPLDESPLEKHGLTQVLEDYYRPQYFYFTVQGNSMDNGTDFSILDGDTLVADTNDLNARQGHIYLWEIPGLGPCIKKLGHTAELGDCLISLNPAHRPFIPLDGARPIGRVIGKLLPSGTVVFIR